The Georgenia sp. TF02-10 genome window below encodes:
- a CDS encoding transposase, translating to MARTYRVVDRDQEFLLPPDMREWLPPEHLVWFLIAAVERMDTTAFHAKARLGGVGRRGYDPEMLLTLFVYAMAQGESSSRRIERLCHTDVAFRVICAQDVPDHTVLARFRQRHEEALTGLLTESLVLAAELGMLSMGVVALDGTKIQASASRGANRSEATLRKMAEDYVGRVGATDAEEDALFGPDKRGDELPEAVTDRTDRGGRIQRALDVITARRTKTEAEEKKKAERAQKRAAARKVEAEAEAARAAERAEKYLAARRKAEAEAAKTAERAEKTVERAEEYQSAQAEGAPLCGHPPKGVDPVGVARARWERARAQAAARYEAYQGDLAAGVVRRGRPPLPPDEHCRVRRAWVAYQAALAARGLVTAGQDTAGGTDQDRAPGAGAGNATGAGTEQTADAGQAPGAGTEQAADAEKVGAGAAAQAGGPAGENAGEKVYANLTDPDSRLMKTRDGWVQGMNCQTSTSEDVFILTARATQDTTDVRQFLPTKDAVETTLATIAERTGRTDLTIGTMLADAGYDSNENLTAPGPDRLIADSKRRRLSARATTNPAEGPPPEGASAREKVNHRLRTPDGLATYRRRSHLIEAPNAWLKDGRGLRRFSRRGLAAVQSELSLAAGVTNLLRLLAKGVTTAQLQVA from the coding sequence ATGGCCAGGACGTACCGGGTGGTGGATCGGGACCAGGAGTTCTTGCTCCCGCCGGACATGCGTGAGTGGTTGCCGCCGGAGCATCTGGTGTGGTTCTTGATCGCGGCGGTGGAGCGGATGGACACCACCGCCTTCCACGCCAAGGCCCGGTTGGGTGGGGTGGGTCGGCGGGGGTATGACCCGGAGATGCTGCTGACGCTGTTCGTGTACGCGATGGCGCAGGGGGAGTCCTCCTCGCGGCGGATCGAGCGGCTGTGCCACACGGATGTGGCGTTCCGGGTGATCTGCGCCCAGGACGTCCCGGACCACACGGTGCTGGCCCGGTTCCGCCAGCGCCACGAGGAGGCGCTGACCGGTCTGCTGACCGAGTCGTTGGTGCTGGCCGCCGAGCTGGGGATGCTCTCGATGGGGGTGGTGGCTCTGGACGGGACGAAGATCCAGGCCAGCGCCAGCAGGGGCGCCAACCGCAGCGAGGCCACCCTGCGGAAGATGGCGGAGGACTACGTCGGCCGGGTCGGCGCCACGGACGCGGAGGAGGACGCCCTGTTCGGTCCGGACAAGCGCGGGGACGAGCTGCCCGAGGCGGTGACCGACCGGACCGACCGGGGTGGGCGGATCCAGCGGGCGCTGGACGTCATCACCGCCCGCCGCACCAAGACCGAGGCGGAGGAGAAGAAGAAGGCCGAGCGGGCCCAGAAGCGCGCCGCCGCCCGCAAGGTGGAGGCGGAGGCGGAGGCGGCGAGGGCCGCCGAGCGGGCCGAGAAGTATCTCGCCGCCCGCCGCAAGGCCGAGGCCGAGGCGGCGAAGACGGCCGAGCGGGCAGAGAAGACGGTCGAGCGGGCCGAGGAGTACCAGAGCGCGCAGGCGGAGGGGGCCCCGCTGTGCGGGCACCCGCCGAAGGGGGTGGACCCGGTCGGCGTGGCCAGGGCCCGGTGGGAGCGGGCGCGGGCGCAGGCCGCGGCCCGGTACGAGGCCTACCAGGGCGACCTGGCCGCCGGGGTGGTCAGGAGGGGACGCCCGCCGCTGCCGCCGGACGAGCACTGCCGGGTCCGTCGGGCCTGGGTGGCCTACCAGGCGGCCCTGGCCGCCCGCGGCCTCGTGACCGCTGGTCAGGACACGGCCGGCGGCACCGATCAGGACCGGGCCCCAGGCGCCGGCGCCGGCAACGCCACCGGGGCCGGCACGGAGCAGACCGCCGACGCCGGCCAGGCGCCGGGCGCCGGCACGGAGCAGGCCGCAGACGCTGAGAAGGTTGGCGCCGGGGCGGCGGCGCAGGCCGGCGGCCCGGCCGGGGAGAACGCCGGGGAGAAGGTGTATGCCAACCTCACCGACCCGGACTCCCGGCTGATGAAGACCCGCGACGGTTGGGTCCAGGGCATGAACTGCCAGACCTCCACCAGCGAGGACGTGTTCATCCTGACCGCCCGGGCCACCCAGGACACCACCGACGTGCGCCAGTTCCTGCCCACCAAGGACGCGGTCGAGACCACCCTGGCCACCATCGCCGAGCGCACCGGCCGGACGGACCTGACCATCGGGACGATGCTCGCCGACGCGGGGTATGACTCCAACGAGAACCTCACCGCACCCGGCCCGGACCGGTTGATCGCCGACAGCAAGCGCCGCCGCCTGTCCGCCCGCGCCACCACGAACCCGGCCGAGGGTCCACCACCGGAGGGTGCGTCGGCCCGGGAGAAGGTCAACCACCGGCTGCGCACCCCCGACGGGCTCGCCACCTACCGGCGCCGGTCCCACCTGATCGAAGCCCCCAACGCCTGGCTGAAGGACGGCCGCGGGCTGCGCCGGTTCTCCCGCCGCGGCCTGGCAGCGGTGCAGTCCGAGCTCTCCCTGGCCGCCGGGGTGACCAACCTGCTCCGCCTGCTCGCCAAGGGAGTGACCACCGCCCAGCTCCAGGTCGCCTGA
- the rplO gene encoding 50S ribosomal protein L15 has product MAEPTTDQPTGAAATGAGTTAGETTAAAAPATGETTAAGQARVLRVHHLRPAPGARSAKIRVGRGEGGKRGKTAGRGTKGSKARGQVPERFEGGQMPLHMRLPKLRGFKNPFRTEYQVVNLDKLGALYPEGGPVTREDLAAKGAVRAGQPVKVLGTGDVSVRLEVAVDACSASAKEKIEAAGGTVTTAATA; this is encoded by the coding sequence ATGGCCGAGCCCACCACCGACCAGCCCACCGGCGCCGCGGCAACCGGCGCCGGGACCACCGCCGGCGAGACCACCGCCGCCGCGGCCCCGGCCACCGGCGAGACCACCGCCGCCGGCCAGGCCCGCGTCCTGCGGGTCCACCACCTGCGCCCGGCGCCCGGGGCCCGCTCCGCCAAGATCCGCGTCGGCCGCGGCGAGGGCGGCAAGCGCGGCAAGACCGCCGGCCGCGGCACCAAGGGCAGCAAGGCCCGCGGCCAGGTGCCCGAGCGGTTCGAGGGCGGGCAGATGCCGCTGCACATGCGGCTGCCCAAGCTCCGCGGGTTCAAGAACCCGTTCCGCACCGAGTACCAGGTGGTGAACCTGGACAAGCTCGGCGCCCTCTACCCCGAGGGCGGGCCCGTCACCCGCGAGGACCTGGCGGCCAAGGGCGCCGTGCGCGCCGGCCAGCCGGTCAAGGTCCTCGGCACCGGTGACGTCAGCGTCCGCCTCGAGGTCGCCGTCGACGCCTGCTCGGCGTCGGCCAAGGAGAAGATCGAGGCCGCCGGCGGGACCGTCACCACCGCCGCCACCGCCTGA
- the rpmD gene encoding 50S ribosomal protein L30 yields MAQLKVTQTKSAIGGKQNQRDTLRTLGLRRIGQSVVREDRPEVRGMIQTVAHLVAVEEVD; encoded by the coding sequence ATGGCCCAGCTGAAGGTCACCCAGACCAAGTCCGCCATCGGCGGCAAGCAGAACCAGCGAGACACGCTGCGCACCCTGGGCCTGCGGCGCATCGGCCAGTCGGTCGTGCGCGAGGACCGGCCCGAGGTCCGCGGCATGATCCAGACGGTGGCGCACCTCGTCGCCGTCGAGGAGGTCGACTGA
- the rpsE gene encoding 30S ribosomal protein S5 codes for MAAPQRGRTGAPTGAGEHREGESTNRREGRRGGDRRDSRRGAEEKSNYVERVVSINRVAKVVKGGRRFSFTALVVVGDGDGTVGVGYGKAKEVPAAIAKGVEEAKKNFFRVPRIARTVPHAVQGEAAAGVVFIRPASPGTGVIAGGPVRAVLECAGIHDVLSKSLGSSNAINIVHATVAALKMLEQPEAVAARRGLPLEDVAPAALLRARAEGEAKERADQPAETVGAGA; via the coding sequence ATGGCTGCACCGCAGCGAGGCAGGACCGGCGCCCCGACCGGCGCCGGGGAGCACCGCGAGGGCGAGAGCACCAACCGCCGCGAGGGCCGCCGCGGCGGCGACCGGCGCGACAGCCGCCGGGGCGCCGAGGAGAAGAGCAACTACGTCGAGCGGGTGGTCTCGATCAACCGCGTCGCCAAGGTCGTCAAGGGCGGGCGGCGGTTCAGCTTCACCGCGCTCGTCGTCGTCGGCGACGGCGACGGCACCGTCGGCGTGGGCTACGGCAAGGCCAAGGAGGTGCCCGCGGCGATCGCCAAGGGCGTGGAGGAGGCCAAGAAGAACTTCTTCCGCGTCCCCCGGATCGCTCGCACCGTCCCGCACGCCGTCCAGGGCGAGGCCGCGGCCGGCGTCGTCTTCATCCGGCCCGCGTCCCCGGGGACCGGCGTCATCGCCGGCGGCCCGGTCCGCGCGGTGCTGGAGTGCGCCGGCATCCACGACGTGCTGAGCAAGTCGCTCGGCTCGTCCAACGCCATCAACATCGTGCACGCCACGGTGGCCGCCCTGAAGATGCTCGAGCAGCCCGAGGCCGTCGCCGCCCGCCGGGGCCTGCCCCTGGAGGACGTCGCGCCCGCCGCGCTGCTGCGGGCCCGCGCCGAGGGCGAGGCCAAGGAGCGGGCGGACCAGCCCGCCGAGACCGTGGGGGCAGGTGCGTGA
- the rplR gene encoding 50S ribosomal protein L18 gives MAITIKGTGQGKAGARQRRHLRVRKRISGTADRPRLVVTRSSRHMVAQLVDDTTGRTLAAASTLEADLRAADGEKVAKARRVGELLAERGKAAGVDVVVFDRGGNKYHGRVAAVADGARAGGLTL, from the coding sequence ATGGCTATCACGATCAAGGGCACCGGCCAGGGCAAGGCCGGCGCCCGTCAGCGCCGCCACCTGCGGGTGCGCAAGCGCATCTCCGGCACCGCCGACCGGCCCCGGCTGGTGGTGACCCGGTCCAGCCGGCACATGGTCGCCCAGCTCGTGGACGACACCACCGGCCGGACCCTGGCCGCCGCCTCCACCCTGGAGGCCGACCTGCGCGCGGCCGACGGCGAGAAGGTCGCCAAGGCCCGCCGGGTCGGGGAGCTCCTGGCCGAGCGCGGCAAGGCCGCCGGGGTCGACGTCGTGGTCTTCGACCGCGGCGGGAACAAGTACCACGGCCGGGTCGCGGCGGTCGCCGACGGCGCCCGCGCGGGTGGGCTGACCCTGTGA
- the rplF gene encoding 50S ribosomal protein L6, whose translation MSRIGKVPVPVPAGVDVAIDGQAVTVTGPRGVLSHTVAEPIRVDRGEDGALVVTRPDDERESRSLHGLTRTLLANLVTGVTQGYTKQLEIVGTGYRVQARGADLELALGFSHPVHVSAPEGITFTVEGPTRFTVAGIDKQLVGETAANIRKIRKPEPYKGKGVRYAGEQVRRKVGKAGK comes from the coding sequence ATGTCCCGTATCGGTAAGGTCCCCGTCCCGGTCCCCGCAGGCGTCGACGTCGCCATCGACGGCCAGGCCGTGACCGTCACCGGGCCCCGCGGCGTGCTCAGCCACACCGTGGCCGAGCCCATCCGGGTCGACCGCGGGGAGGACGGCGCCCTGGTCGTCACCCGCCCCGACGACGAGCGCGAGTCCCGCTCGCTGCACGGCCTGACCCGCACCCTGCTGGCCAACCTGGTCACCGGCGTCACCCAGGGCTACACCAAGCAGCTGGAGATCGTCGGCACCGGCTACCGGGTGCAGGCCCGCGGCGCGGACCTCGAGCTCGCGCTCGGCTTCTCCCACCCGGTGCACGTCAGCGCGCCGGAGGGCATCACCTTCACGGTGGAGGGCCCGACCAGGTTCACCGTCGCCGGCATCGACAAGCAGCTCGTCGGCGAGACCGCGGCGAACATCCGCAAGATCCGCAAGCCCGAGCCGTACAAGGGCAAGGGCGTGCGCTACGCGGGCGAGCAGGTCCGCCGCAAGGTCGGAAAGGCTGGTAAGTAA
- the rpsH gene encoding 30S ribosomal protein S8 yields the protein MTMTDPIADMLTRLRNANSAYHESVTMPYSKLKANIAEILTAEGYIAGWSVADAEVGKKLTLDLKFGPARERSLAGVRRVSKPGLRVYAKSTNLPRVLGGLGVAILSTSSGLLTDREAKNKGVGGEVLAYVW from the coding sequence ATGACCATGACAGACCCCATCGCAGACATGCTCACCCGTCTGCGCAACGCCAACTCGGCGTACCACGAGTCGGTGACCATGCCGTACTCCAAGCTCAAGGCGAACATCGCCGAGATCCTCACGGCCGAGGGCTACATCGCCGGCTGGAGCGTCGCCGACGCCGAGGTGGGCAAGAAGCTCACCCTGGACCTGAAGTTCGGCCCGGCCCGCGAGCGGTCCCTGGCCGGCGTGCGCCGCGTGTCCAAGCCGGGCCTGCGGGTGTACGCGAAGTCGACCAACCTGCCCCGCGTCCTCGGCGGCCTGGGGGTGGCCATCCTGTCCACCTCCTCCGGCCTGCTGACCGACCGCGAGGCCAAGAACAAGGGCGTGGGCGGGGAAGTCCTCGCCTACGTCTGGTGA
- a CDS encoding type Z 30S ribosomal protein S14, with the protein MAKTALIQKANRKPKYEVRAYSRCQRCGRPRSVYRKFGLCRICLREMALRGELPGITKSSW; encoded by the coding sequence ATGGCGAAGACCGCCCTGATCCAGAAGGCCAACCGCAAGCCGAAGTACGAGGTGCGCGCCTACAGCCGCTGCCAGCGCTGCGGGCGCCCCCGCTCGGTGTACCGCAAGTTCGGCCTGTGCCGGATCTGCCTGCGCGAGATGGCGCTGCGCGGCGAGCTCCCCGGCATCACCAAGTCCAGCTGGTAA
- the rplE gene encoding 50S ribosomal protein L5: protein MTQTTAEQTAAPTPRLKQRYREEIVAALREEFGHRNVNEVAGLVKIVVNMGVGEAARDSKLIDGAVRDLSLITGQKPQVTKARKSVAQFKLREGQPIGAHVTLRGDRMWEFLDRLLSLALPRIRDFRGLSPRQFDGHGNYTFGLTEQSMFHEIDQDRIDRVRGMDITVVTSATTDEEGRALLRRLGFPFKEN, encoded by the coding sequence ATGACCCAGACCACCGCAGAGCAGACCGCCGCCCCGACGCCGCGGCTGAAGCAGCGCTACCGCGAGGAGATCGTCGCGGCGCTGCGCGAGGAGTTCGGCCACCGCAACGTCAACGAGGTGGCCGGGCTGGTCAAGATCGTCGTCAACATGGGCGTCGGCGAGGCGGCCCGGGACTCCAAGCTCATCGACGGCGCCGTGCGCGACCTGAGCCTGATCACCGGGCAGAAGCCGCAGGTGACCAAGGCCCGCAAGTCCGTCGCGCAGTTCAAGCTCCGCGAGGGCCAGCCGATCGGCGCGCACGTGACGCTGCGCGGGGACCGGATGTGGGAGTTCCTGGACCGGCTGCTGTCCCTGGCGCTGCCCCGCATCCGGGACTTCCGCGGGCTCAGCCCCCGGCAGTTCGACGGGCACGGGAACTACACCTTCGGGCTGACCGAGCAGTCGATGTTCCACGAGATCGACCAGGACAGGATCGACCGCGTCCGGGGCATGGACATCACGGTCGTCACCTCGGCCACCACCGACGAAGAGGGGCGTGCGCTGCTGCGTCGCCTGGGCTTCCCGTTCAAGGAGAACTGA
- the rplX gene encoding 50S ribosomal protein L24: protein MAKIKKGDLVVVIAGRDKGKQGRVLEVRTGTDRVVVEGVQRVKKHTKVGQSSRGARTGGIETVEAPIHVSNVMVVDPETKKGTRVGHRTEQVERDGRTRTVRVRVAKRSGKDIS, encoded by the coding sequence ATGGCGAAGATCAAGAAGGGCGACCTGGTGGTCGTCATCGCCGGCCGCGACAAGGGCAAGCAGGGCCGGGTGCTGGAGGTCCGCACCGGCACCGACCGCGTCGTCGTCGAGGGCGTGCAGCGGGTGAAGAAGCACACCAAGGTGGGCCAGTCCAGCCGGGGCGCGCGCACCGGCGGCATCGAGACCGTCGAGGCCCCCATCCACGTCAGCAACGTGATGGTGGTGGACCCGGAGACCAAGAAGGGCACCCGGGTGGGCCACCGCACCGAGCAGGTCGAGCGCGACGGGCGCACCCGGACCGTCCGGGTCCGGGTGGCCAAGCGCTCCGGTAAGGACATCTCATGA
- the rplN gene encoding 50S ribosomal protein L14, which produces MIQQESRLKVADNTGAKEILCIRVLGGSGRRYAGIGDVIVATVKDAIPGGNVKKGDVVKAVIVRTAKERRRPDGSYIKFDENAAVILRGDGDPRGTRIFGPVGRELRDKRFMRIISLAPEVL; this is translated from the coding sequence ATGATCCAGCAGGAGTCGCGGCTGAAGGTCGCCGACAACACCGGTGCCAAGGAGATCTTGTGCATCCGGGTGCTCGGCGGCTCCGGCCGGCGCTATGCGGGCATCGGCGACGTCATCGTCGCCACCGTCAAGGACGCCATCCCCGGCGGCAACGTCAAGAAGGGCGACGTCGTCAAGGCGGTCATCGTCCGCACCGCCAAGGAGCGGCGCCGCCCGGACGGGTCCTACATCAAGTTCGACGAGAACGCCGCCGTCATCCTGCGGGGCGACGGCGACCCCCGTGGGACGCGCATCTTCGGCCCGGTCGGCCGCGAGCTGCGGGACAAGAGGTTCATGCGCATCATTTCTCTGGCGCCGGAGGTGCTCTGA
- the rpsQ gene encoding 30S ribosomal protein S17 has protein sequence MSENTAAQDAGAAGTAPAAVVPARNNRKVRQGYVVSDKMDKTVVVELEDRVKHGLYGKVIRRTARVKVHDEANTAGVGDLVRVMETRPLSATKRHRLVEILQKAK, from the coding sequence GTGAGCGAGAACACCGCAGCGCAGGACGCCGGCGCCGCCGGCACCGCGCCGGCCGCCGTCGTCCCGGCCCGGAACAACCGCAAGGTCCGGCAGGGTTACGTGGTCAGCGACAAGATGGACAAGACCGTCGTCGTCGAGCTGGAGGACCGCGTCAAGCACGGCCTGTACGGCAAGGTCATCCGGCGCACCGCCCGGGTGAAGGTGCACGACGAGGCCAACACGGCCGGCGTCGGCGACCTGGTCCGCGTCATGGAGACCCGGCCGCTGTCCGCCACCAAGCGGCACCGCCTGGTGGAGATCCTCCAGAAGGCCAAGTAA
- the rpmC gene encoding 50S ribosomal protein L29 produces the protein MAIGTKGLSPADLDQMDDERLAQELEKAKAELFNLRFSAATGQLENHGRLKAVRRDIARIYTIVRERELGIRTAPSTEE, from the coding sequence ATGGCCATCGGCACCAAGGGGCTGAGCCCGGCCGACCTGGACCAGATGGACGACGAGAGGCTCGCCCAGGAGCTGGAGAAGGCGAAGGCCGAGCTGTTCAACCTGCGGTTCTCCGCCGCCACCGGCCAGCTCGAGAACCACGGCCGGCTCAAGGCCGTGCGCCGGGACATCGCCCGCATCTACACGATCGTGCGCGAGCGCGAGCTCGGCATCCGCACGGCGCCGAGCACCGAGGAGTGA
- the rplP gene encoding 50S ribosomal protein L16, with protein MLIPRRTKHRKQHHPTRRGVAKGGTTIAFGDYGIQAIEPAYVTNRQIEAARIAMTRHIKRGGKVWINIFPDRPITKKPAETRMGSGKGSPEWWVANVKPGRVMFELAGVPEELAREAMSRAQHKLPMKTRFVSREGGEG; from the coding sequence GTGCTCATCCCCCGGCGCACCAAGCACCGCAAGCAGCACCACCCGACCCGCCGCGGCGTGGCCAAGGGCGGCACCACGATCGCCTTCGGCGACTACGGCATCCAGGCCATCGAGCCCGCCTACGTCACCAACCGGCAGATCGAGGCCGCCCGGATCGCCATGACCCGGCACATCAAGCGCGGCGGCAAGGTGTGGATCAACATCTTCCCCGACCGGCCGATCACCAAGAAGCCCGCCGAGACCCGCATGGGCTCGGGCAAGGGCTCCCCGGAGTGGTGGGTCGCCAACGTCAAGCCCGGCCGCGTCATGTTCGAGCTGGCCGGGGTCCCGGAGGAGCTGGCCCGCGAGGCGATGAGCCGCGCGCAGCACAAGCTCCCGATGAAGACCCGTTTCGTGAGCCGTGAGGGTGGTGAAGGCTGA